One Halobaculum roseum DNA segment encodes these proteins:
- a CDS encoding non-canonical purine NTP pyrophosphatase: protein MLRYVTTNPGKVREAREYLGDEVSQLDFDYTEIQADDLAPIAARGAREAYRHAGEPVLVDDAGLFVRGFDGFPGPYSAYVEDTIGVEAVRRLVDAELDDRRASFRCVLAYCDGEPFDASPDPIDRDDRVAAAATGAERDDAETEPLPVKLFEGVVRGEIVEARGDGGFGYDPIFEYDGSTFAEMDAAEKNAISHRGRALEKFGVWFAER from the coding sequence ATGCTCCGCTACGTCACGACGAACCCCGGGAAGGTCCGCGAGGCCCGCGAGTACCTCGGCGACGAGGTCTCCCAGCTCGACTTCGACTACACGGAGATCCAGGCCGACGATCTCGCGCCGATCGCCGCCCGCGGCGCCCGCGAGGCGTACCGCCACGCCGGCGAGCCGGTGCTCGTCGACGACGCCGGCCTGTTCGTCCGCGGGTTCGACGGCTTCCCCGGCCCGTACTCCGCGTACGTCGAGGACACGATCGGCGTCGAGGCCGTCCGTCGGCTCGTCGACGCCGAACTCGACGACCGCCGCGCCTCGTTCCGCTGCGTGCTCGCGTACTGCGACGGCGAGCCGTTCGACGCCTCCCCGGATCCGATCGACCGCGACGACCGCGTCGCCGCGGCCGCGACGGGGGCCGAGCGCGACGACGCGGAGACCGAGCCCCTCCCAGTCAAGCTGTTCGAGGGCGTCGTCCGCGGCGAGATCGTCGAGGCGCGCGGCGACGGCGGCTTCGGCTACGACCCGATATTCGAGTACGACGGGTCGACGTTCGCCGAGATGGACGCCGCAGAGAAGAACGCGATCTCCCACCGCGGGCGGGCGTTGGAGAAGTTCGGGGTGTGGTTCGCTGAGCGATAG
- a CDS encoding DUF7119 family protein, producing MSHDRPGDGRDDEDRARGRGRPLGTRRADREAEVGEPVVRGDPAVTGERAERAARFDPDDDESLAEAAETVRRFASEAVAGDDNVVMLRGAAACAALVRGHGSYKAAAEAAGDGVQVSFIRKWARVHDLPESVRRHVARGHIAPTAAKHIARVAGDARFDLAWAVLDGGLTVREVRRAASAINDGTAPEAALRAEGVAPGTLSVDLPLDVYRRLRDRASLENREPGDVIADSLDAARKD from the coding sequence ATGAGTCACGATCGCCCCGGCGACGGCCGTGACGACGAGGACCGCGCCCGGGGGCGGGGTCGACCGCTCGGAACCCGTCGCGCGGACCGCGAGGCGGAGGTCGGCGAGCCCGTGGTCCGGGGCGACCCCGCGGTCACGGGCGAGCGCGCCGAGCGCGCGGCCCGGTTCGACCCCGACGACGACGAGAGCCTCGCCGAGGCCGCCGAGACCGTCCGCCGGTTCGCCAGCGAGGCCGTCGCCGGCGACGACAACGTCGTCATGCTCCGGGGAGCAGCCGCCTGTGCGGCGCTCGTGCGCGGCCACGGCTCGTACAAGGCCGCCGCCGAGGCCGCCGGCGACGGCGTCCAGGTGTCGTTCATCCGCAAGTGGGCCCGCGTGCACGACCTTCCCGAATCGGTCCGCCGGCACGTCGCCCGCGGCCACATCGCGCCGACGGCCGCGAAACACATCGCGCGCGTCGCCGGCGACGCGCGCTTCGACCTCGCGTGGGCGGTCCTCGACGGCGGCCTCACCGTCCGCGAGGTGCGGCGCGCGGCCAGCGCGATCAACGACGGCACCGCCCCCGAGGCGGCGCTCCGGGCCGAAGGTGTCGCACCCGGAACCCTCAGCGTCGACCTGCCGCTCGACGTCTACCGCCGGCTGCGTGACCGCGCGTCGCTGGAGAACCGCGAGCCCGGCGACGTGATCGCCGACTCGCTCGACGCCGCCCGGAAGGACTGA
- a CDS encoding M20/M25/M40 family metallo-hydrolase, whose amino-acid sequence MTVPDLRDLATRLCSFETTDGDEAAAAQWLRDRLADAGFETYTWEADPERLAEHSSFPNDPADIDAAGRPSVAGVLPFGDPAAGRTVVLNGHLDVVPADDDLWTSDPFDPVWGEADDGAETLTCRGAVDMKAAVAACVHAALDLREAVESGDLSIDGRVVVEAVAGEEEGGIGAAAAALDSPYPFDRDAALVAEPTELRAVTATEGTVMKRLEIAGRSAHAATRWNGVDTLPLFEEIRRAFTDLEAERCERVTHPLYGEYDVPWPVVCGRVEAGSWASTVPGTLTAEWRIGVAPGETVDEVEAEFEERLARIVAEDDWLREHPPEFDRFSIMFEPAEIDADEPVVRSLRAAMTDAGLSDTAPVGATYGADNRHYVAAGVPTVVFGPGSVERAHFPDETVRWAEVETARGVIRDAAAGFLAGD is encoded by the coding sequence ATGACCGTCCCCGATCTGCGGGACCTCGCGACCCGGCTGTGCTCGTTCGAGACCACCGACGGCGACGAGGCGGCCGCCGCCCAGTGGCTCCGCGACCGCCTCGCCGACGCCGGCTTCGAGACCTACACGTGGGAAGCCGACCCCGAACGACTCGCCGAGCACTCGTCGTTCCCGAATGACCCGGCCGACATCGACGCGGCCGGGCGTCCGAGCGTCGCGGGCGTCCTCCCGTTCGGCGACCCCGCCGCCGGCCGAACGGTCGTCCTCAACGGCCACCTCGACGTGGTACCCGCGGACGACGACCTCTGGACGAGCGACCCCTTCGATCCCGTGTGGGGCGAGGCCGACGACGGCGCGGAGACGCTCACCTGCCGGGGCGCCGTCGACATGAAGGCCGCCGTCGCCGCCTGCGTCCACGCCGCGCTCGACCTCCGGGAGGCGGTCGAGTCGGGCGATCTGAGCATCGACGGCCGGGTCGTCGTCGAGGCGGTCGCCGGCGAGGAGGAGGGCGGCATCGGCGCGGCCGCGGCGGCGCTCGACTCGCCGTACCCCTTCGACCGCGACGCCGCCCTCGTCGCGGAGCCGACCGAGCTCCGCGCCGTCACGGCGACGGAGGGAACCGTGATGAAGCGTCTGGAGATCGCGGGCCGGAGCGCCCACGCCGCGACGCGGTGGAACGGCGTCGACACGCTCCCCCTGTTCGAGGAGATCAGGCGGGCGTTCACCGACCTGGAGGCCGAGCGGTGCGAGCGCGTCACCCATCCGCTGTACGGGGAGTACGACGTGCCGTGGCCCGTCGTCTGCGGCCGCGTCGAGGCGGGGTCGTGGGCCTCGACCGTGCCGGGAACGCTGACCGCCGAGTGGCGGATCGGCGTCGCCCCCGGCGAGACGGTCGACGAGGTGGAGGCGGAGTTCGAGGAACGGCTCGCACGGATCGTGGCGGAGGACGACTGGCTGCGCGAGCACCCGCCCGAGTTCGACCGGTTCTCGATCATGTTCGAACCGGCCGAGATCGACGCCGACGAACCCGTGGTCCGGTCGTTGCGGGCGGCGATGACCGACGCGGGGCTGTCCGACACCGCACCCGTTGGCGCGACGTACGGCGCGGACAACCGCCACTACGTCGCCGCGGGGGTCCCGACGGTCGTGTTCGGGCCCGGGAGCGTCGAGCGGGCGCACTTCCCGGACGAGACGGTCCGCTGGGCGGAGGTGGAGACGGCTCGGGGGGTGATCCGTGACGCCGCCGCGGGGTTCCTCGCGGGCGACTGA
- a CDS encoding deoxyuridine 5'-triphosphate nucleotidohydrolase, translating to MFESGAAVANHIDPVDDDQIQPNGVDLTVDALYEQAEAGRITRDGKRVGDRAEIEPEDGLYRLDPGAYVLQYGERLRIPDDHVGFVYPRSTLLRNSCMLNTAVWDAGYEGRGEGLLQVGHRIEIEPGARVAQFVLAAADHEGHYDGTYHGEG from the coding sequence ATGTTCGAATCGGGTGCCGCCGTCGCGAACCACATCGATCCCGTCGACGACGACCAGATCCAGCCGAACGGCGTCGATCTGACCGTCGACGCCCTGTACGAACAGGCCGAAGCGGGCCGGATCACCCGCGACGGGAAGCGCGTCGGTGACCGGGCCGAGATCGAGCCGGAGGACGGCCTGTACCGCCTCGACCCCGGCGCGTACGTGCTGCAGTACGGCGAGCGCCTGCGGATCCCCGACGACCACGTCGGCTTCGTCTACCCGCGGTCGACGCTGCTGCGCAACTCCTGTATGCTGAACACCGCGGTGTGGGACGCCGGCTACGAGGGCCGCGGCGAGGGGCTGCTTCAGGTGGGCCACCGGATCGAGATCGAACCCGGCGCCCGCGTGGCGCAGTTCGTTCTCGCGGCCGCCGACCACGAGGGCCACTACGACGGCACGTACCACGGCGAGGGATAG
- a CDS encoding aconitate hydratase, translated as MGQTITEQILDDHLVEGELTPGEEIGIEIDQVLTQDTTGTMVWLQFEALDLDEVQTELAAQYCDHQTYQFDFKNTDDHRFLRSAAGTFGAYFSRPGNGICHQVHKENFAAPGKTLLGSDSHTPTPGGLGQLAIGAGGLDIAVAMGGGPYYVEMPEVVNVQLTGELPDWATAKDVALHLLGELTVKGGVGKVLEYTGPGVEELTIPERTTITNLGTELGATSSIFGTDEKTKDWLARQDREEEYVDLSPDEDAEYAETIEVDLSSLEPLIAKPSMPDNVVPVREVAGEDVEQVIIGSCTNGAYEDILPGAKMLEGREVAKKTEMIVAPGSKQASEMLAREGWTAEMMAAGVNFSEATCGACIGIGHVPASDSVSLRTFNRNFEGRSGIEDDSVYLCSPEVATAAAITGEIVDPRDLADELGDLEAPGLEMGTKYGPGMGESDPDIISPDEAVDDDLIKGPNIGDVPLKDELASDIEGEALLKMEDNITTDHIIPATADILKFRSNIEKLSEFTLSRVDDTFAQRALDADGGFLVAGENYGQGSSREHAALCPMFLGVEGVLAQSFARIHKANLFNFGLVPLTIDEETYENIDQGDDVEIVDDVGEGVRNGATEFTVRVNDDWEATAHLDASERERKILAAGGKLSWTKQQHESGSGAAPADD; from the coding sequence ATGGGACAGACGATTACGGAGCAGATTCTCGACGATCACCTCGTCGAGGGAGAGCTGACACCCGGCGAGGAGATCGGGATCGAGATCGACCAGGTCCTCACGCAGGACACCACGGGGACGATGGTGTGGCTGCAGTTCGAGGCGCTGGACCTCGACGAGGTTCAGACGGAACTGGCCGCGCAGTACTGCGACCACCAGACGTACCAGTTCGACTTCAAGAACACCGACGACCACCGCTTCCTCCGCTCTGCGGCGGGCACCTTCGGCGCGTACTTCTCCCGCCCCGGTAACGGCATCTGCCACCAGGTCCACAAGGAGAACTTCGCCGCGCCCGGCAAGACGCTGCTGGGCTCGGACTCGCACACGCCGACCCCCGGCGGCCTCGGCCAGCTGGCGATCGGCGCGGGCGGCCTCGACATCGCGGTCGCGATGGGCGGCGGGCCCTACTACGTCGAGATGCCGGAGGTCGTGAACGTCCAGCTGACCGGCGAACTCCCCGACTGGGCCACCGCGAAGGACGTCGCGCTCCACCTGCTGGGCGAGCTGACCGTCAAGGGCGGCGTCGGCAAGGTGCTGGAGTACACCGGCCCGGGCGTCGAGGAGCTCACCATCCCCGAGCGGACGACCATCACGAACCTCGGCACCGAGCTGGGCGCCACGTCCTCGATCTTCGGCACCGACGAGAAGACGAAGGACTGGCTGGCGCGCCAGGACCGCGAGGAGGAGTACGTCGACCTCTCGCCCGACGAGGACGCCGAGTACGCCGAGACCATCGAGGTCGACCTCTCGTCGCTGGAGCCGCTCATCGCCAAGCCGTCGATGCCCGACAACGTCGTGCCCGTCCGCGAGGTCGCGGGCGAGGACGTCGAGCAGGTCATCATCGGCTCCTGTACGAACGGCGCCTACGAGGACATCCTCCCCGGCGCGAAGATGCTGGAGGGCCGCGAGGTCGCCAAGAAGACCGAGATGATCGTCGCGCCCGGCTCGAAGCAGGCCTCCGAGATGCTCGCCCGCGAGGGCTGGACGGCCGAGATGATGGCCGCCGGCGTCAACTTCTCCGAGGCGACCTGTGGCGCCTGTATCGGCATCGGCCACGTGCCCGCCTCCGACTCCGTGTCGCTGCGCACCTTCAACCGCAACTTCGAGGGCCGCTCGGGCATCGAGGACGACTCGGTGTACCTGTGCTCGCCCGAGGTCGCGACCGCCGCGGCCATCACCGGCGAGATCGTCGACCCGCGTGACCTCGCCGACGAGCTCGGCGACCTCGAGGCGCCCGGCCTCGAGATGGGCACGAAGTACGGCCCCGGCATGGGCGAGTCCGACCCGGACATCATCAGCCCCGACGAGGCCGTCGACGACGACCTCATCAAGGGCCCGAACATCGGCGACGTGCCCCTGAAGGACGAGCTCGCCTCCGACATCGAGGGCGAGGCGCTCCTGAAGATGGAGGACAACATCACGACCGACCACATCATCCCGGCGACGGCGGACATCCTCAAGTTCCGCTCGAACATCGAGAAGCTCTCGGAGTTCACGCTCTCGCGTGTGGACGACACGTTCGCCCAGCGCGCGCTGGACGCCGACGGCGGCTTCCTCGTGGCCGGCGAGAACTACGGCCAGGGCTCCTCGCGTGAGCACGCGGCCCTGTGCCCGATGTTCCTCGGCGTGGAGGGCGTGCTCGCACAGAGCTTCGCCCGCATCCACAAGGCGAACCTGTTCAACTTCGGTCTCGTGCCCCTCACGATCGACGAGGAGACGTACGAGAACATCGACCAGGGCGACGACGTCGAGATCGTCGACGACGTGGGCGAGGGCGTCCGCAACGGCGCCACCGAGTTCACGGTCCGCGTGAACGACGACTGGGAGGCCACGGCGCACCTCGACGCCTCCGAGCGCGAGCGCAAGATCCTCGCGGCCGGCGGGAAGCTCTCGTGGACGAAGCAGCAGCACGAGTCCGGCAGCGGCGCGGCGCCCGCCGACGACTGA
- a CDS encoding cytochrome b has product MSLERKGDHDHEGWLAGQDLTPLESGYLRILIWVDRRLRVVDYLELLESLYYRSNLQFPKSHTEQYDLDNKFWYWYPLYSLGFFSLLSYVVAAVSGALLGFYYVPAVGSAAPGEASIAYEQIAFVMQDLQFGFMLRSIHRWSAQVMTAAVFLHMLRVYFTGAYKEPRELNWLLGVVLISLTMLFGYTGYLLPWDQLAFWAGQIGVELFLSIPLVGEWVTQLLFGGFSPSQATLQRMYIVHVFLLPFVVTTLVAIHIGIVWVQGIAEPH; this is encoded by the coding sequence ATGAGCCTCGAACGGAAGGGCGATCACGACCACGAGGGCTGGCTCGCGGGACAGGACCTCACGCCGCTCGAGTCCGGCTACCTGCGGATCCTGATATGGGTGGACCGGCGGCTCCGCGTCGTCGACTACCTCGAACTGCTGGAGTCGCTGTACTACCGGTCGAACCTCCAGTTCCCCAAGTCCCACACGGAGCAGTACGATCTCGACAACAAGTTCTGGTACTGGTATCCGCTGTACTCGCTGGGCTTCTTCAGCCTCCTCTCGTACGTCGTCGCGGCCGTCTCGGGCGCGTTACTCGGATTCTACTACGTGCCGGCGGTCGGATCGGCCGCCCCCGGCGAGGCGTCGATCGCGTACGAGCAGATCGCGTTCGTCATGCAGGACCTCCAGTTCGGCTTCATGTTGCGCTCCATCCACCGGTGGTCCGCGCAGGTGATGACCGCCGCGGTGTTCCTGCACATGCTGCGCGTCTACTTCACCGGCGCCTACAAGGAACCGCGCGAACTCAATTGGCTGCTCGGCGTCGTACTCATCTCGTTGACGATGCTGTTCGGCTACACGGGCTACCTGCTCCCGTGGGACCAACTGGCGTTCTGGGCCGGTCAGATCGGCGTCGAGTTGTTCCTCTCCATCCCGCTCGTCGGCGAGTGGGTCACGCAACTCCTGTTCGGGGGCTTCTCGCCCAGTCAGGCCACCCTCCAGCGGATGTACATCGTCCACGTGTTCCTGCTCCCGTTCGTGGTGACGACGCTCGTCGCCATCCACATCGGCATCGTGTGGGTGCAGGGCATCGCGGAGCCACACTGA
- a CDS encoding helix-turn-helix transcriptional regulator, whose amino-acid sequence MTPATPLDDVEFLARSSHRVEVLRTLASGARSRADLHDTTGISQPTLGRILGAFEDRNWVERPNGEYALTPCGELIRAEFDGLLDTVDTVQRLGDVVESLPFADLDIDVGEFGDATVTRPENGNAFLHLRRIEELYYGADRARILSPTVAPGSIEEHRSRMAEFLHSDRHNEAIVSPEAMSQELTNGSLSWEPTGGPSEGPPPDEETAELIREALETGRVGSYLYEGEIPFMLGVADDVTMIAPTDERGVPTAVVETTNATARSWAEDLLDDYRDRSVKLTAETFL is encoded by the coding sequence GTGACACCCGCCACACCGCTCGACGACGTGGAGTTCCTCGCCAGATCCAGCCACCGCGTCGAGGTGCTGCGGACGCTCGCGTCGGGCGCGCGGAGCCGGGCCGACCTCCACGACACGACCGGCATCTCCCAGCCGACGCTGGGGCGCATCCTCGGGGCTTTCGAGGACCGCAACTGGGTGGAGCGTCCGAACGGGGAGTACGCGCTCACGCCGTGCGGCGAGTTGATCCGCGCGGAGTTCGACGGACTGCTCGACACGGTCGACACCGTGCAGCGACTCGGCGACGTGGTCGAGTCGTTGCCGTTCGCGGACCTGGACATCGACGTCGGGGAGTTCGGGGACGCGACCGTGACGAGGCCGGAGAACGGGAACGCGTTCCTGCACCTCCGCCGGATCGAGGAACTGTACTACGGGGCCGACCGCGCCCGGATCCTGAGTCCGACGGTCGCGCCAGGGTCGATCGAGGAGCACCGGAGCCGGATGGCGGAGTTCCTCCACAGCGACAGACACAACGAGGCCATCGTCTCCCCGGAGGCGATGAGTCAGGAACTGACGAACGGGAGCCTGAGTTGGGAGCCGACGGGCGGGCCGTCCGAGGGTCCGCCGCCGGACGAGGAGACCGCCGAGTTGATCCGCGAGGCGCTCGAGACGGGGCGCGTGGGTTCGTACCTGTACGAGGGGGAGATCCCGTTCATGCTGGGGGTGGCCGACGACGTGACCATGATCGCCCCGACGGACGAGCGGGGCGTCCCGACGGCGGTCGTCGAGACGACCAACGCAACGGCCCGCTCGTGGGCGGAAGACCTGCTCGACGACTACCGGGACCGATCGGTGAAGCTGACGGCCGAGACGTTCCTGTAG
- a CDS encoding GNAT family N-acetyltransferase translates to MTTSRGSAAGDDADGEARIRPVDRADLLGVFRIEKAVFTQPWPYAAFEGLLDAPGFLVAEGEPGGDGRPDAGGNAIDEAIDAGDVVGYVVGDVTPNHGQDIGHIKDLAVRPDAQGRGLGRRLLRASLSELAAAGASVVKLEVRESNHRAQDLYDDEGFRPGRRIPRYYGDGEAAFVMRLDLGEWVRERNAGES, encoded by the coding sequence GTGACTACCTCGCGCGGATCCGCCGCCGGCGACGACGCGGACGGCGAGGCGCGGATCCGCCCGGTCGACCGCGCGGACCTGCTCGGCGTGTTCCGCATCGAGAAGGCCGTGTTCACCCAGCCGTGGCCGTACGCGGCCTTCGAGGGGCTGCTCGACGCGCCGGGGTTTCTCGTCGCCGAGGGCGAGCCGGGCGGCGACGGTCGGCCGGACGCGGGCGGGAACGCGATCGACGAGGCCATCGACGCCGGCGACGTGGTCGGCTACGTCGTCGGCGACGTGACGCCGAACCACGGACAGGACATCGGCCACATCAAGGACCTCGCGGTGCGTCCCGACGCGCAGGGACGGGGGCTCGGCCGGCGACTGCTCCGGGCGTCGCTGTCGGAGCTGGCGGCGGCGGGCGCGAGCGTGGTGAAGCTGGAGGTGCGCGAGAGCAACCACCGCGCCCAGGACCTGTACGACGACGAGGGGTTCCGGCCGGGGCGGCGGATCCCGCGGTACTACGGCGACGGCGAGGCGGCGTTCGTGATGCGACTCGACCTGGGCGAGTGGGTCCGCGAGCGCAACGCGGGCGAGTCGTAA